Genomic segment of Terriglobia bacterium:
GCGAACCGGTAAGGCCAGAGTTCATTGATTTACGCTAAAAACATACGGAAAACTTAAGGCGGGACTTCTCAGATCGGATGTGTAATCAATCGGAGCAATCGCACCACGCAACCGTGGTGTTAAGCGCACAATGATTATACCACAAAAGGGGCCAGACCTCGGAATAGATGGTCCACATCCGCGGCCCGGGCTGCCAGGTATTCACTATGGGTCAGTGTTTCTCTTGACAGGCCGCGCCCACCCATTTTGACGTGAAGGCGCCGTTGACGTTCATGGTCTTGCCGCTGCCGGTCACAACGGTTTGCACCCAGCCCTTCACGTTTTCTGAGTCCGTGGCCTCGATGCGTACCTTGGAGTCGGACTTGGCGTTCTCTTCGTTGCAAATCTCCTCGATTTCCATCTTGCTGCTTGTGGAGGTCAGGACTTTTTCGGCGCAGGACTGCCTGTCGTTAAACGGGTCCTTCTCCAGCTTCTCTTTGGTCAGGCAGGATTTCGAGGTGCGGGTCCTGGGGGTTCCGGAGGCCATCTTACTCATTGCCGCGTCGAACCTGGCCCGCTGTTCAGGAGTCATCTTATCGATCATCTCCTGAGGCACAGGCGGAGCACCGCTGACGGCGGAGGTGAAGGTGGTCTCCCAGGTGCCCAATCTGACGTTGAGCGGCTGATATTTTCCATCTGCCCAAACTAAAGAAGCGGACAAGCACAGCAGGGTC
This window contains:
- a CDS encoding DUF3617 family protein; translation: MRKLALWTLLCLSASLVWADGKYQPLNVRLGTWETTFTSAVSGAPPVPQEMIDKMTPEQRARFDAAMSKMASGTPRTRTSKSCLTKEKLEKDPFNDRQSCAEKVLTSTSSKMEIEEICNEENAKSDSKVRIEATDSENVKGWVQTVVTGSGKTMNVNGAFTSKWVGAACQEKH